In Thermus tengchongensis, a single genomic region encodes these proteins:
- a CDS encoding pyridoxal-phosphate-dependent aminotransferase family protein has protein sequence MDWLLTPGPVRLHPKALEALARPQLHHRTEPARELFLKARTLLREAFRTQGEVLILTGSGTLAMEALVLNLFAPGERVLVPVYGKFSERFAEIAESAGLEVDRLELPYGKVPTPERVARPGYAGLLLVHSETSTGALADLPALARAFKEANPGGLVGADMVTSLLVREVALEAWGVDAAASGSQKGLMCPPGLGFVALSPRALERLRPRGYYLDLSRELKAQREGESAWTPAINLVGAVAAVLEEVLPRLEEHLALKAWQNDLLYQVGEELGLLAVPEARSPAVAAFHLPEGVPYKAVKEAFARRHAVIAGGQGPLKGKIFRLSLMGHYDRYEALGVAALFKEAFADILPPS, from the coding sequence ATGGACTGGCTCCTCACCCCCGGACCCGTGCGGCTCCACCCCAAGGCCCTGGAGGCCCTGGCCCGCCCCCAGCTTCACCACCGCACCGAGCCCGCCCGGGAGCTTTTCCTCAAGGCCCGCACCCTCCTCCGGGAGGCCTTCCGCACGCAAGGAGAGGTCCTGATCCTCACGGGAAGCGGTACCCTGGCCATGGAGGCTTTGGTCCTGAACCTCTTCGCCCCTGGGGAAAGGGTGCTGGTGCCCGTCTACGGCAAGTTCTCCGAGCGCTTCGCCGAGATCGCGGAAAGCGCGGGGCTGGAGGTGGACCGCCTGGAGCTTCCCTACGGAAAGGTGCCCACCCCGGAGAGGGTGGCTAGGCCAGGGTATGCGGGCCTCCTCCTGGTCCACTCCGAGACCTCCACCGGGGCCCTGGCCGACCTTCCCGCCCTGGCCCGGGCCTTCAAGGAGGCCAACCCCGGGGGCCTGGTGGGGGCGGACATGGTCACGAGCCTTTTGGTGCGGGAAGTGGCCCTCGAGGCCTGGGGCGTGGACGCCGCGGCCTCCGGGAGCCAGAAGGGCCTCATGTGCCCCCCGGGCCTGGGTTTCGTGGCCCTAAGCCCAAGGGCCCTGGAGCGCCTCCGCCCCCGGGGCTACTACCTGGACCTCTCCCGGGAACTCAAGGCCCAGCGGGAAGGGGAGAGCGCCTGGACCCCGGCCATCAACCTGGTGGGGGCAGTGGCCGCGGTCTTGGAAGAGGTCCTACCCCGGCTGGAGGAGCACCTGGCCCTCAAGGCCTGGCAGAACGACCTCCTTTACCAGGTGGGGGAGGAGCTGGGCCTCTTGGCGGTGCCCGAGGCGAGGAGCCCGGCGGTGGCCGCCTTCCACCTGCCGGAGGGGGTGCCCTACAAGGCGGTGAAGGAGGCCTTCGCCCGCCGCCACGCGGTCATCGCCGGGGGGCAAGGGCCCCTCAAGGGCAAGATCTTCCGCCTTTCCCTCATGGGCCACTACGACCGCTACGAAGCCCTGGGGGTGGCGGCCCTTTTCAAAGAGGCCTTTGCCGATATTCTTCCACCTTCTTGA
- a CDS encoding TIGR01440 family protein translates to MEGIRKAAERAIREYLELFPMERGSLFVLGGSTSEVLGEKVGTRPSLEAAEAILEGLLPPLRERGIWVAVQGCEHLNRALVVEREAARAYGLEEVTVYPHPKAGGSLATAAFLRFQDPVMVESLKAQAHGGMDIGGVLIGMHLRPVAVPLRLSLRRIGEAILIAAKTRPKLVGGARAVYTREEMLKKVEEYRQRPL, encoded by the coding sequence ATGGAGGGGATCCGCAAGGCCGCAGAGAGGGCCATCCGGGAGTACCTGGAGCTCTTCCCCATGGAGCGGGGAAGCCTCTTCGTTCTGGGGGGCTCCACCAGCGAGGTTTTGGGGGAGAAGGTGGGGACGAGGCCGAGCCTCGAGGCCGCCGAGGCCATCCTGGAGGGCCTCCTACCCCCCCTCCGGGAGCGGGGAATATGGGTGGCGGTCCAGGGGTGCGAGCACCTGAACCGGGCCCTGGTGGTGGAGCGGGAAGCCGCCCGGGCCTATGGCCTGGAGGAGGTCACCGTCTACCCCCACCCCAAGGCGGGGGGGAGCCTGGCCACCGCCGCCTTCTTGCGTTTCCAAGACCCGGTGATGGTGGAGTCCCTGAAGGCCCAGGCCCATGGGGGGATGGATATCGGCGGCGTCCTCATCGGCATGCACCTGCGCCCGGTGGCCGTGCCCCTGAGGCTTTCCCTGCGGCGGATCGGGGAGGCCATCCTGATCGCCGCCAAGACCCGCCCCAAGCTGGTGGGCGGGGCCCGGGCGGTCTACACCCGGGAGGAGATGCTCAAGAAGGTGGAAGAATATCGGCAAAGGCCTCTTTGA
- the mqnP gene encoding menaquinone biosynthesis prenyltransferase MqnP, translating to MRRLRLYLELLRFEHTLFALPFAYGGMLLAAGGWPGGRTFLLVTLAMVGARTMAMALNRLIDWRIDALNPRTQNRHLPRGLVKPWETLLLALLGLALLVYAGLALNPLTAKLLPVAVLFLTLYSYTKRFTWLCHYVLGLTIGAAAAGGWIAVTGSFHPTAYALWAGVGLWIAGFDILYATQDYAFDRAYGVKSIPARFGIPLALWIARATHLLAWLAFLLAGLGYGAGAWYYLGLVLVGLLLVLEHRLVSPEDLSRVDVAFFQANVGVSLGMFLFIVLDLFL from the coding sequence GTGAGGCGCCTCCGGCTCTACCTGGAGCTTTTGCGCTTTGAGCACACCCTCTTCGCCCTCCCCTTCGCCTACGGGGGGATGCTCCTGGCGGCGGGGGGCTGGCCCGGGGGGCGCACCTTTCTCCTGGTCACCCTGGCCATGGTGGGGGCCAGGACCATGGCCATGGCCCTGAACCGCCTCATCGACTGGCGGATCGACGCCCTGAACCCCCGCACGCAAAACCGCCACCTGCCCCGGGGGCTGGTGAAGCCCTGGGAGACCCTCCTCCTGGCCCTTTTGGGCCTGGCCCTTTTGGTCTATGCGGGCCTGGCCCTGAACCCCCTCACGGCCAAGCTCCTGCCGGTAGCGGTCCTCTTCCTCACCCTCTACAGCTACACCAAGCGCTTCACCTGGCTCTGCCACTACGTCCTGGGCCTCACCATTGGGGCGGCGGCCGCGGGGGGGTGGATCGCGGTCACGGGGAGCTTCCACCCCACCGCCTACGCCCTTTGGGCCGGGGTGGGGCTTTGGATCGCGGGGTTCGACATCCTCTACGCCACCCAGGACTACGCCTTTGACCGGGCCTACGGGGTGAAGAGCATCCCCGCCCGCTTCGGCATCCCCTTGGCCCTCTGGATCGCCCGGGCCACCCACCTCCTGGCCTGGCTGGCCTTTCTCTTGGCGGGCCTGGGCTACGGGGCGGGGGCGTGGTACTACCTGGGCCTGGTTCTGGTGGGCCTCCTCTTGGTCCTGGAGCATCGGCTGGTCTCCCCCGAGGACCTCTCCCGGGTGGACGTGGCCTTCTTCCAGGCCAACGTGGGGGTGAGCCTGGGGATGTTTCTCTTTATCGTCCTGGACCTCTTTCTCTGA
- the panD gene encoding aspartate 1-decarboxylase, which yields MFHAKIHRATVTHADLHYVGSVTVDQDLLDAAGILPYEQVDIYDITNGARLTTYALPGERGSGVVGINGAAAHLVHPGDLVILVAYGVFEEEEAKGLKPKVVLVDEKNRILEVREG from the coding sequence ATGTTCCACGCCAAGATCCACCGGGCCACGGTAACCCACGCAGACCTACACTATGTGGGCTCGGTTACCGTGGACCAGGACCTTTTGGATGCCGCCGGCATCCTGCCCTACGAACAGGTGGATATCTACGACATCACCAACGGGGCCCGGCTCACCACCTACGCCTTGCCTGGGGAACGGGGCTCGGGGGTGGTGGGGATCAACGGGGCCGCCGCCCACCTGGTGCACCCAGGGGACCTGGTGATCCTGGTGGCCTACGGGGTCTTCGAGGAGGAGGAGGCCAAAGGCCTCAAGCCCAAGGTGGTGCTGGTGGACGAGAAAAACCGCATCCTGGAGGTGCGCGAAGGGTGA
- a CDS encoding Rqc2 family fibronectin-binding protein translates to MEGLLIHALLRELAPELPAQNLGLAFPDEGSLAVLLKGRSGRIFNLVLRYRPPSPSLVLEEGTLLGEPKTPFQRQLWARAKGPLMEAEQLKLDRVVLLRFAGEKGFVDTPPSTLVFEATGRNANLLLLDEAGRILGVDRVITQEVNRYRELRPGLPYTPPPPYEKLDPRTLKAEDLRPLLGRPLKEVVRHVDGVGLELMRELARRAGLTPETPLDEAALERVFQALKGLVEDPALRTALTEELRAKWAEEEKEALRKPLLEALERERKTLLARLADYQRALDRLEEAAALRQKADLLLARLKEVPKGAEKVVLEGFDGKPVEVALDPTLSPQENAKKLYERARRLEALAERALDLIPKTEAKVQALEGEMARLRQADLAELLALTRKPREGKGPKVGLRYTSPSGFAVWVGRNAKENDLLTTRMAHSEDLWFHAQGVPGSHVILKTEGKNPTLDDLLFAAKLAAYYSKARGETQVPVDYTRKKHVWRPRKAAPGQVLYTHAKTLFVEGALPQEGGEG, encoded by the coding sequence ATGGAAGGGCTCCTGATCCACGCCCTGTTGCGGGAGCTCGCCCCCGAGCTCCCCGCCCAAAACCTGGGCCTGGCCTTCCCCGACGAGGGGAGCCTGGCCGTCCTCCTCAAAGGCCGCTCGGGGCGCATCTTCAACCTGGTCCTCCGTTACCGCCCCCCAAGCCCCAGCCTGGTCCTGGAGGAGGGCACCCTTCTCGGGGAGCCCAAAACCCCCTTCCAGCGCCAGCTTTGGGCCCGGGCGAAGGGGCCCCTGATGGAGGCAGAGCAGCTCAAGCTGGACCGGGTGGTCCTCCTCCGCTTCGCCGGGGAGAAGGGCTTCGTGGACACCCCCCCTTCCACCCTGGTCTTTGAGGCCACGGGCCGGAACGCCAACCTCCTCCTCCTGGACGAGGCGGGCCGCATCCTGGGGGTGGACCGGGTCATCACCCAAGAGGTGAACCGCTACCGGGAACTCAGGCCCGGCCTCCCCTACACCCCTCCCCCCCCTTACGAGAAGCTGGACCCCCGCACCCTGAAGGCGGAAGACCTCAGGCCCCTCCTGGGCCGGCCCCTCAAGGAGGTGGTGCGCCACGTGGACGGGGTGGGCCTCGAGCTCATGCGGGAGCTGGCCCGCCGGGCGGGCCTCACCCCGGAAACCCCCCTGGACGAGGCCGCCCTGGAAAGGGTCTTCCAGGCCCTTAAGGGCCTGGTGGAAGACCCCGCCCTGCGCACCGCCTTGACGGAGGAGCTCCGGGCGAAGTGGGCGGAGGAGGAGAAGGAGGCCCTGAGAAAGCCCCTCCTCGAGGCCCTGGAAAGGGAGCGGAAGACCCTTTTGGCCCGGCTCGCCGACTACCAAAGGGCCCTGGACCGCCTGGAGGAGGCGGCAGCGCTCCGCCAAAAGGCCGACCTCCTCCTGGCCCGGCTTAAGGAGGTGCCCAAGGGGGCCGAAAAGGTGGTGCTGGAAGGATTTGACGGGAAGCCGGTGGAGGTTGCCCTGGACCCCACCCTCTCCCCCCAGGAGAACGCAAAGAAGCTCTACGAAAGGGCCCGGCGCCTGGAGGCGCTGGCCGAAAGGGCCCTGGACCTCATCCCCAAGACGGAGGCCAAGGTGCAGGCCCTCGAGGGGGAGATGGCCCGCCTCCGCCAGGCGGACCTCGCCGAGCTTCTCGCCCTCACGCGAAAGCCCAGGGAAGGGAAAGGCCCCAAGGTGGGCCTGCGCTACACCTCCCCTTCAGGCTTTGCCGTGTGGGTGGGCAGAAACGCCAAGGAAAACGACCTCCTCACCACCCGCATGGCCCACTCCGAAGACCTGTGGTTCCACGCTCAAGGGGTGCCGGGAAGCCACGTGATCCTTAAGACGGAGGGGAAAAATCCAACCCTGGACGACCTCCTCTTTGCTGCCAAGCTCGCCGCCTACTACTCCAAGGCCAGGGGGGAAACCCAGGTCCCCGTGGACTACACCCGCAAAAAGCACGTGTGGCGCCCCAGGAAGGCGGCACCCGGCCAGGTGCTCTACACCCACGCCAAGACCCTCTTCGTGGAGGGGGCGCTTCCTCAAGAAGGAGGCGAAGGGTAA
- a CDS encoding tRNA (adenine-N1)-methyltransferase, translating to MEGELFLLKDAKGRAFLIRLKEGGVFHHHRGTVPHEAIRKAGPGGKVWTHLGEELSVHHPTLEEYLLHMRRSATPTYPKDASAMVTLLDLAPGMRVLEAGTGSGGLTLFLARAVGPMGLVESYEKRPQHLAQAEANVKAFWQVENVRFHLGSLEEAPLEREGFHGVALDLMEPWKVLAKATEALLPDRFLVAYLPNITQVLELVQRAEGLPLKLERVLEVAWREWEVRLPVAHPRFQQVGHTAFLVAFRKWKGS from the coding sequence ATGGAAGGTGAGCTCTTTCTTCTCAAGGACGCCAAAGGCCGAGCCTTCCTGATTCGCCTTAAAGAGGGTGGGGTCTTCCACCACCACCGGGGCACCGTGCCTCACGAGGCAATCCGCAAGGCCGGCCCGGGGGGAAAGGTGTGGACCCACTTGGGGGAGGAGCTTTCCGTTCACCATCCCACCCTGGAGGAGTACCTCCTTCACATGCGGCGTAGCGCCACCCCCACGTACCCCAAGGACGCCAGCGCCATGGTGACCCTTTTGGATCTGGCCCCGGGGATGCGGGTCCTGGAGGCGGGCACGGGCTCCGGGGGGCTCACCCTCTTCCTGGCCCGGGCAGTGGGGCCTATGGGGCTCGTGGAAAGCTACGAGAAACGGCCCCAGCACCTGGCCCAAGCGGAGGCCAATGTAAAGGCCTTCTGGCAGGTGGAAAACGTGCGCTTCCACCTGGGGAGCCTGGAGGAAGCCCCCCTGGAAAGGGAGGGCTTCCACGGGGTGGCCCTGGACCTCATGGAACCTTGGAAGGTGCTGGCCAAGGCCACGGAAGCCCTTTTACCTGACCGCTTCCTGGTAGCCTACCTGCCCAACATCACCCAGGTGCTGGAGCTGGTACAAAGGGCAGAGGGCCTGCCCCTCAAGCTGGAGCGGGTCCTGGAGGTGGCCTGGCGGGAGTGGGAGGTCCGGCTTCCCGTGGCCCACCCCCGGTTCCAACAGGTGGGGCACACGGCCTTTTTGGTGGCCTTTAGGAAATGGAAGGGCTCCTGA
- a CDS encoding DsbA family protein, whose translation MRSWALLLLMGAALAQIGKPAEGFLQGILPPPGSQVQVEEKNRRLLAVGYTGPLDAAFLGRLAERATGMALAAPLGEWMAKNAGNLKGQRVSLILGEAFLLDLALTEPLRARIGPREIQETALGEDRWVLGERGPMLRIFSDFQCPFCQRLAHEVLPQLKPRALKGELRISYRHFPLKEIHPQALPAAIAAECAGAQGAFWPYHDLLMQGRLGDYLGLARTLSLDPQAFAACLKDPQVAARVEAERALALRLGLRGTPSVFMGPYRVPDPFDLGRLLDYLTLAR comes from the coding sequence ATGAGGAGTTGGGCCCTTCTCCTCCTCATGGGGGCGGCCTTGGCCCAGATCGGCAAGCCGGCGGAGGGCTTTCTCCAGGGCATCCTACCCCCTCCGGGAAGCCAGGTCCAGGTGGAGGAGAAAAACCGCCGCCTCCTGGCGGTGGGCTACACCGGGCCCCTGGATGCCGCCTTCCTGGGCCGGTTGGCGGAAAGGGCCACGGGCATGGCCCTCGCCGCCCCTCTCGGGGAGTGGATGGCCAAGAACGCCGGGAACCTCAAAGGGCAACGGGTCAGCCTGATCCTGGGAGAAGCCTTTCTCCTAGACCTTGCGCTCACGGAACCCCTGCGGGCCCGGATAGGCCCTAGGGAAATCCAAGAAACGGCCCTAGGCGAGGACCGATGGGTGCTGGGAGAAAGGGGCCCCATGCTCCGCATCTTCTCGGACTTCCAGTGCCCCTTCTGCCAACGCCTGGCCCATGAGGTGCTTCCCCAGTTGAAACCCCGGGCCCTCAAGGGGGAGCTCCGGATCAGCTACCGCCACTTCCCCCTAAAGGAGATCCACCCCCAGGCCCTCCCTGCCGCCATCGCCGCAGAGTGCGCTGGGGCGCAAGGCGCCTTCTGGCCCTACCACGACCTCTTGATGCAGGGCCGACTTGGGGATTACCTGGGCCTAGCCCGCACCCTTTCCCTGGACCCGCAGGCCTTTGCCGCCTGCCTCAAGGACCCCCAGGTGGCCGCACGGGTGGAGGCGGAGCGGGCCTTGGCCCTCCGCCTGGGGCTAAGGGGAACCCCCTCCGTCTTCATGGGCCCCTACCGGGTTCCGGACCCCTTTGACCTGGGAAGGCTCCTGGACTATCTGACCCTGGCCCGCTAA
- a CDS encoding cyclic-di-AMP receptor — MKLIVAIVQDTDAPGLTKALLERGLQSTKLASTGGFLREGNTTLLIGVEDERVQEVLGLIQEKCRTRTRLVTRGFPLSEAPDPFLAQPVEVQVGGAVVFVLPVEGFFKV, encoded by the coding sequence ATGAAGCTCATCGTGGCCATCGTGCAGGATACCGACGCCCCGGGGCTTACCAAGGCCCTCCTGGAGCGGGGCTTGCAGTCCACCAAGCTGGCCTCCACCGGCGGCTTTCTGCGGGAGGGGAACACCACCTTGCTGATCGGGGTAGAGGACGAAAGGGTCCAAGAAGTGCTGGGGCTGATCCAGGAAAAATGCCGTACCCGGACCCGCCTGGTCACCCGAGGCTTTCCCCTTTCCGAGGCCCCTGACCCCTTCCTGGCCCAGCCGGTGGAGGTGCAGGTGGGCGGGGCGGTGGTTTTTGTCCTTCCCGTGGAGGGGTTTTTCAAGGTATGA
- the carB gene encoding carbamoyl-phosphate synthase large subunit, whose amino-acid sequence MPPRRDLKKILIIGSGPITIGQAAEFDYSGTQAVKALRGAGYEAILVNSNPATIMTDPELAERTYLEPLTLEYLEKVIAKERPDALLPTLGGQTALNLSMALHEEGVLARYGVELIGAKAEAIRKGEDREEFQKAMRKIGLEVPRGQMVSSVEEGLHFAREVGYPVVVRPSFTLGGTGGGIARSEAELREVLGRGLLLSPVHTALVEESVLGWKEFELEVMRDHADTVVIITSIENVDPMGVHTGDSITVAPAQTLSDAEYQRMRDAAKAVIREIGVDTGGSNIQFAVNPKTGRQVVIEMNPRVSRSSALASKATGFPIAKIAALLAVGYRLDELPNDITRKTPASFEPTIDYVVVKIPRFAFEKFKDLPNTLGELKDELGTQMRSVGEVMAIGRTFKEALLKALRGLERDVRALAQVRTEDLERKLYPNPDRIYAVMELLRRGMPIEDLHQATHIDPWFLHQIQEIVQAEGWLQLHPPKDREDWRFYKGLGLSDARMGELLGKEEKEVRQERKALGVVPVYKTVDTCAAEFEAYTPYHYSTYELEDEVWPSSKPKVVILGSGPIRIGQGVEFDYATVHAVWALREAGYETIMVNSNPETVSTDYDTADRLYFEPLTLEDVLNLVEHEKPIGVIATLGGQTPLKLAKGLEEAGVKLLGTPFAAIHKAEDRQEFNRLCRELGIPQPEGRVAATPEEALKLAEEVGYPLLARPSYVLGGRAMRVLGSREELERYLEEVYEPLQDKPSILLDRYLEGALELDVDALSDGEEVMIAGVMEHVERAGVHSGDSATVLPPVHLSPGALEKVRAYTRKLALALGVKGLLNVQYAVLGEEVYILEANPRASRTVPFVSKAIGIPLAKLAALIAVGKTLRDLGIRDLDPIPPYYAVKEVVIPWLKFPGVVPVLGPEMRSTGESMGIDEDPYLAYYKAELGAGQRLPLEGRVRFIQEGLSPKEARRLEELRQAYLEAGFTLSEGEYDLLISPVPHPELRRAVEKGLPFITTLEGAWWSLKAILSARERDTEARSLQEWHGVLQGA is encoded by the coding sequence ATGCCGCCGAGAAGAGACCTCAAGAAAATCCTCATCATCGGTTCCGGGCCCATCACCATCGGCCAGGCTGCGGAGTTCGACTACTCGGGCACCCAGGCGGTGAAGGCCCTCAGGGGAGCGGGGTACGAGGCCATCCTGGTGAACTCCAACCCCGCCACCATCATGACCGATCCCGAGCTGGCCGAACGCACCTACCTGGAGCCCCTCACCCTGGAGTACTTGGAAAAGGTTATCGCCAAGGAGCGCCCGGATGCCCTTCTCCCCACCTTGGGGGGGCAAACCGCCTTGAACCTCTCCATGGCCCTTCACGAGGAAGGGGTCCTTGCCCGCTACGGGGTGGAGCTTATCGGGGCCAAGGCCGAGGCCATCAGAAAGGGAGAGGACCGGGAGGAGTTCCAAAAGGCCATGCGCAAGATCGGCCTCGAGGTGCCTCGAGGCCAGATGGTGTCCAGCGTGGAGGAGGGCCTCCACTTCGCCCGGGAGGTGGGCTACCCTGTGGTGGTCCGCCCCTCCTTCACCCTGGGGGGCACCGGGGGCGGCATCGCCCGCAGCGAGGCGGAGCTCAGGGAGGTCCTGGGCCGGGGACTCCTCCTTTCCCCGGTACACACCGCCTTGGTGGAGGAATCGGTTCTGGGCTGGAAGGAGTTTGAGCTGGAGGTGATGCGGGACCATGCGGACACCGTGGTCATCATCACCAGCATCGAAAACGTGGACCCCATGGGGGTCCACACCGGGGACTCCATCACCGTGGCCCCCGCCCAGACCCTCTCTGACGCCGAGTACCAGCGCATGCGGGACGCGGCCAAGGCGGTGATCCGGGAGATCGGGGTGGACACCGGGGGCTCCAACATCCAGTTCGCCGTGAACCCCAAGACGGGCCGTCAGGTGGTCATCGAGATGAACCCCCGGGTTTCCCGCTCCAGCGCCTTGGCCTCCAAGGCCACGGGCTTTCCCATCGCCAAGATTGCCGCCCTCTTGGCGGTGGGCTACCGCCTGGACGAGCTTCCCAACGACATCACCCGCAAGACCCCGGCCTCCTTTGAGCCCACCATCGACTACGTGGTGGTGAAAATCCCCCGTTTCGCCTTTGAGAAGTTCAAAGACCTTCCCAACACCCTGGGGGAGCTTAAAGATGAGCTCGGCACCCAGATGCGGTCCGTGGGGGAGGTGATGGCCATCGGCCGCACCTTCAAGGAAGCCCTCCTGAAGGCCCTGAGGGGTCTGGAGCGTGACGTCAGGGCCCTGGCCCAGGTGCGCACGGAGGACCTGGAGCGGAAGCTCTACCCCAACCCCGACCGCATCTATGCGGTCATGGAGCTCCTGCGGCGGGGCATGCCCATAGAGGACCTCCACCAGGCCACCCACATTGACCCCTGGTTTCTTCACCAGATACAGGAAATCGTACAGGCCGAGGGCTGGCTCCAGCTTCATCCCCCCAAGGACCGGGAGGACTGGCGTTTTTACAAGGGCCTGGGCCTCTCCGACGCCCGCATGGGCGAGCTCCTGGGCAAGGAGGAAAAGGAGGTCCGCCAGGAGCGTAAGGCCCTGGGGGTGGTGCCCGTGTACAAGACCGTGGACACCTGCGCCGCGGAGTTTGAGGCCTACACCCCTTACCACTACTCCACCTACGAGCTGGAGGACGAGGTCTGGCCCTCCAGCAAACCCAAGGTGGTGATCCTGGGCTCGGGGCCCATAAGGATCGGCCAGGGGGTGGAGTTCGACTACGCCACGGTGCATGCGGTCTGGGCCCTCCGGGAGGCAGGGTACGAGACCATCATGGTGAACTCCAACCCCGAAACGGTTTCCACCGACTACGACACCGCCGACCGCCTCTACTTTGAACCCCTGACCCTCGAGGATGTCCTGAACCTGGTGGAGCATGAGAAGCCCATCGGGGTCATCGCCACCCTGGGCGGCCAAACCCCCCTGAAGCTGGCCAAGGGTCTTGAGGAAGCCGGGGTAAAGCTCCTCGGCACTCCCTTCGCTGCCATCCATAAGGCGGAGGACCGCCAAGAGTTCAACCGGCTTTGCCGGGAGCTCGGCATCCCTCAGCCTGAGGGCCGGGTGGCAGCCACCCCCGAGGAGGCCTTGAAGCTTGCCGAGGAGGTGGGCTACCCCCTCCTAGCCCGGCCCAGCTACGTCCTGGGGGGCCGGGCCATGCGGGTGCTAGGGAGCCGGGAGGAACTGGAACGCTACCTGGAGGAGGTCTACGAACCCCTTCAGGACAAGCCCTCCATCCTCCTGGACCGGTACCTGGAAGGGGCCTTGGAGCTGGACGTGGACGCCCTTTCCGACGGGGAGGAGGTGATGATCGCCGGGGTGATGGAGCACGTGGAGCGGGCCGGGGTGCACTCGGGAGACTCCGCCACGGTGCTCCCCCCGGTGCACCTTTCCCCAGGCGCTTTGGAAAAGGTTAGGGCTTACACCCGGAAGCTGGCCTTGGCTCTAGGGGTAAAGGGCCTTTTGAACGTGCAGTATGCCGTTTTAGGGGAGGAGGTGTACATCCTCGAGGCCAACCCCCGGGCCAGCCGCACCGTCCCCTTCGTTTCCAAGGCCATAGGGATACCCCTGGCCAAGCTGGCCGCCCTCATCGCCGTGGGGAAAACCCTGAGGGACCTGGGGATCCGGGACCTAGACCCCATACCCCCCTACTATGCGGTGAAAGAGGTGGTCATCCCCTGGCTCAAGTTCCCCGGGGTCGTCCCGGTTTTGGGCCCCGAGATGCGCTCCACCGGGGAAAGCATGGGCATAGACGAGGACCCCTATCTGGCCTACTACAAGGCAGAGCTGGGCGCAGGCCAAAGGCTTCCCCTAGAAGGGCGGGTGCGCTTCATCCAAGAAGGTCTTTCCCCCAAGGAAGCCCGTCGGCTGGAAGAACTTCGGCAGGCCTACCTCGAGGCAGGCTTTACCCTCTCCGAGGGGGAATATGACCTCCTCATTAGCCCCGTCCCCCATCCCGAGTTGAGGCGGGCTGTGGAAAAGGGGCTTCCCTTCATCACCACCTTAGAGGGTGCTTGGTGGAGCCTAAAGGCCATCCTGAGCGCCCGGGAAAGGGACACGGAAGCCCGTAGCCTCCAGGAGTGGCACGGGGTCCTACAGGGAGCCTGA
- a CDS encoding rhodanese-like domain-containing protein: protein MRRVKPEELPALLDRGVKVVDVRPADKRHTSLPFPAEWVPLEKIQAGEHHLPKVPLLLVCEKGLISQVAALYLEAEGYEAMSLEGGLQALTEGS, encoded by the coding sequence ATGCGCAGGGTCAAACCCGAGGAACTCCCGGCCCTTCTGGACCGGGGGGTGAAGGTGGTGGACGTGCGCCCAGCGGACAAGCGCCATACGTCCTTACCCTTTCCCGCGGAGTGGGTGCCCTTGGAGAAAATCCAGGCGGGGGAGCACCACCTGCCCAAGGTTCCCTTGCTCTTGGTGTGCGAAAAGGGGCTAATCAGCCAGGTGGCGGCCCTGTACCTAGAGGCGGAAGGGTACGAGGCCATGAGCCTGGAGGGCGGGCTACAGGCCTTGACGGAGGGCAGTTAG